The Danio rerio strain Tuebingen ecotype United States chromosome 1, GRCz12tu, whole genome shotgun sequence genome includes a region encoding these proteins:
- the LOC141385440 gene encoding serine/threonine-protein kinase pim-3-like isoform X2, giving the protein MGENRSRSRSRSSAFIQAAVQDVRTHDGDGETQTVSQELDGFLAPLPSLLAKSVSTDQGNRKRKRQSGSQQTPEDERPSTSSRRALKRSRRDAYAKGPLLGDGGFGSVFAGMRRSDGLPVAIKYVSKERTQRRLRVEGQGRLPLEVALMTRVNSAPACPNVLQLLDWFDRPRRYILILERPDPCQDLQSYCEENDCLDEGLAKKVLVQLIAALKHCESRGVLHRDVKPENLLISTESQDIKLLDFGCGDLLKRSAYKYFAGTIQYAPPEWFCRQRYHAGPATVWSVGVTLFNILCNRFPFGGSLRVTSRSKLTFPITLSTEAVDADGEEENTHRTHTEQQIPAENTL; this is encoded by the exons atgggtgaaaaccgca gccgctccagatccaggagttctgctttcatccaggcagctgttcaggacgtcaggacacatgatggtgatggtgaaaccCAGACCGTGAGCCAAGAGCTTGATGGATTTCTCGCACCTCTGCCTTCCCTGTTGGCCAAATCTGTGTccacagatcagggtaacaggaagaggaagcggcagagcggcagccagcaaacaccagaagatgaacgtccgtccacctcatctagaagagctctcaaacgctctcgcagag acgcgtatgcaaagggcccactgctgggagacggtggatttggctctgtgtttgctgggatgcgcaggtctgatggactgcca gtcgccatcaagtatgtgtctaaagagcggacacagaggagactgagagtt gaaggtcagggtcggctgccgctggaggtggcactgatgacccgcgtcaattcagctcctgcctgccccaacgtcctgcagctgctagactggtttgaccgtcccagacgctacatcctgatcctggagcgtccgGATCCCTGCCAAGACCTCCAGAGCTACTGTGAGGAGAACGACTGTCTGGATGAGggtctggccaagaaagtgctggtgcagctgatcgcggctctgaaacactgcgagagccgcggagtcctgcaccgggacgtcaagccagagaacctgctgatctccacagagtcccaggacatcaagctgcttgacttcggctgtggagatctgctcaagcgctcggcctacaaatacttcgcag gaactattcaatacgctccacctgagtggttctgcagacagcgctaccatgcgggtccagctacggtgtggtcagtaggagtgaccctcttcaacatcctgtgcaaccgtttccccttcggaggctcactgagggtcacgtccaggagcaaactgaccttccccataactctgtcaacag AGGCAGTAGACGCAGATGGagaagaggagaacacacaccgaacacacactgaacagcagattccagcagaaaacacactctga
- the LOC141385440 gene encoding serine/threonine-protein kinase pim-3-like isoform X1, which yields MGENRSRSRSRSSAFIQAAVQDVRTHDGDGETQTVSQELDGFLAPLPSLLAKSVSTDQGNRKRKRQSGSQQTPEDERPSTSSRRALKRSRRDAYAKGPLLGDGGFGSVFAGMRRSDGLPVAIKYVSKERTQRRLRVEGQGRLPLEVALMTRVNSAPACPNVLQLLDWFDRPRRYILILERPDPCQDLQSYCEENDCLDEGLAKKVLVQLIAALKHCESRGVLHRDVKPENLLISTESQDIKLLDFGCGDLLKRSAYKYFAGTIQYAPPEWFCRQRYHAGPATVWSVGVTLFNILCNRFPFGGSLRVTSRSKLTFPITLSTECRQLIGWCLSPAAADRPSLDDIERHPWLQ from the exons atgggtgaaaaccgca gccgctccagatccaggagttctgctttcatccaggcagctgttcaggacgtcaggacacatgatggtgatggtgaaaccCAGACCGTGAGCCAAGAGCTTGATGGATTTCTCGCACCTCTGCCTTCCCTGTTGGCCAAATCTGTGTccacagatcagggtaacaggaagaggaagcggcagagcggcagccagcaaacaccagaagatgaacgtccgtccacctcatctagaagagctctcaaacgctctcgcagag acgcgtatgcaaagggcccactgctgggagacggtggatttggctctgtgtttgctgggatgcgcaggtctgatggactgcca gtcgccatcaagtatgtgtctaaagagcggacacagaggagactgagagtt gaaggtcagggtcggctgccgctggaggtggcactgatgacccgcgtcaattcagctcctgcctgccccaacgtcctgcagctgctagactggtttgaccgtcccagacgctacatcctgatcctggagcgtccgGATCCCTGCCAAGACCTCCAGAGCTACTGTGAGGAGAACGACTGTCTGGATGAGggtctggccaagaaagtgctggtgcagctgatcgcggctctgaaacactgcgagagccgcggagtcctgcaccgggacgtcaagccagagaacctgctgatctccacagagtcccaggacatcaagctgcttgacttcggctgtggagatctgctcaagcgctcggcctacaaatacttcgcag gaactattcaatacgctccacctgagtggttctgcagacagcgctaccatgcgggtccagctacggtgtggtcagtaggagtgaccctcttcaacatcctgtgcaaccgtttccccttcggaggctcactgagggtcacgtccaggagcaaactgaccttccccataactctgtcaacag agtgccgtcagctgattggctggtgtctcagtccagcggcggctgatcggcccagtttggacgatattgagcgccatccctggttacagtga